The Campylobacter concisus sequence AGCCTGATCTTTTGAGCTCATATCTATATTTTCTGGCTAGTGGATCGACCGAGGTTTTCCAAACGCTAGCCACCTTTATCTTAGTTGGGTCGGTCCTTTTTGCCCCACCCATCGAGGCTATAAATTTGCTAGGATCTACCGCATTTGCAAGGGCGATCTTGGCAGCGATATCATCGATCGCATCGATCACCACGTCAAATTTGCCAAAGTCAAAACCAGCAATAAATTCTGGCGTGATCAGCGTCTGGATAGGCGTAATACAAGGATAAATTTTGGCAAACTCCTCTACCTTTACGCCACCAACGTTTTCGCTGTAAATTTGGCGATTTTGATTTGTCACGTCAAAGATGTCTTTATCGATTAAAGT is a genomic window containing:
- a CDS encoding ThiF family adenylyltransferase; protein product: MQNDRFTRIRWLFGEDGFSKLQSAKMLVCGAGGVGGMCVDALARSGVGHITLIDKDIFDVTNQNRQIYSENVGGVKVEEFAKIYPCITPIQTLITPEFIAGFDFGKFDVVIDAIDDIAAKIALANAVDPSKFIASMGGAKRTDPTKIKVASVWKTSVDPLARKYRYELKRSGFSGKFDVVFSTEEPLCKPLGSFMGVTACFGLNLASLAVKKIVGQ